From the Variovorax paradoxus genome, the window GTTCGCGGGGCCGACCGGCGTGGGCAAGACCGCCGCGGCGAAGGCGCTGGCGCAGTACTTCTTCGGGGCGGGCAGGAACGGGAACGGTGCCACCGGGGCGGCGGCCGATCCGCTGTTCCGCATCGACATGAGCGAGTTCCAGCACGCTTTCCAGGTCGCGCGGCTGATCGGCACCGGCGCACGCCCCGGCAAGCTGGTGGAACACGTGCGGCAGCAGCCGTTCTCGGTGGTGCTGCTCGACGAGATCGAGAAAGCCGACCCGTCGGTGTTCGACCTGCTGCTGACGGTGCTCGACGAGGGCCGGCTGCGCGACAGCCGCGGGCGCATGACGGACTTCCGCAGCACGGTGATCGTCATGACCACCAACCTCGGCGTGCGCCACGGCGCCTCACCGGGCTTCGGCCAGGACGCCGGCCACGCCGGCGGCGGCAGCACCATTCACGACATCCGGCAGTTCTTCCGGCCGGAGTTCTTCAACCGCATCGACCGCGTGGTGCCCTTTGCGCCGCTCACGCGCGAGGCGATCGAGGCGATCGCATTGCAGGAGCTGGATGCGATCGCCCGGCGCGAGGGGCTGGTGCGCCGCGGCGTGCGGCTGGCGTTCTCGCCCGCGCTCGTCGCTTTCGTGGCGGACAAGGGCTTCAGCCCGGCCTACGGCGCGCGGCCGCTGCAGCGCGCCGTCGAGCAGCTGGTGGTGGCCGCGGTGGCACGCGCGATGTTCGGCGAGGTGCCGGACGGCACGCTGCTCAAGGTCGACATCGCGGACGCGGCCGTGGTGGTGCGGCCCGTCTCCGGCTGAAGAGCCGCCGTTACAGGCTGGCCGCGACGTTCATGTCGCGCGGCAACCGCAGCTTGGTGGCCTGCGATCCTTCCGGGCACGGGCCGTCGGAGTAGGCGGCTTCGCCGCCCGGCGTGAAGCACTTGGTCACCTCGACGACCGCCGGTGCGGCCGCCCTGGCGTGCACCACGGCGGGCGGTGACAGCGTCTCGGCAGCAACGGCGGCGACCGCGGCTGCAGGCACCTGCATGGCGGGCGCGATCGGCTCGAAACGCGGCATGTCGGGCGCCACCGGCGTCTGGCGAGCGGCCGCCACGGCTTGGTCGAACTGCATCGCGGCGTGCGCCGCGCTTTCCCGCACTAGCCCCTGGAGCGTCACGTAGAACATGAACATCGCCAGCAGTGCGACCGCCAGGCACAGCGGCCAGTAGCGCCGGTCGGGTGTTGCCGCGGCGGCGCGCACGGCGCGGCTCCTCAGCGGCGCGGCCATGCCCAGCCTCCGGACTGCAATGCGCCTGCCAGCTTCGCAACGCCGCCGGTGCCGCTGGCCGCGCGCCCGATCAGCGCCCCGCCGGCCGCGCCCACGGCGATGCGCGCCAGGAACGACCGGCTGCGGCCCGCCGCGAGCAGCAGCAGGATGCCCGCGCCGAGCACCATGAGGTGCTCGCCGGGGTAGTCGGCGCGCGCAGCGTCGACTTTCTTGAATTCGTTGATCGTCGATTCGAGGGTCATGGCCAGGCTCCTTGATTGCGTTGGTTCATTCATAGTCCGCGCCGCCATGCACCTCTGTAGGCGCGCACCATGCCCGCCGCCGGAAAGCATCCCGAAAAAGCCGCAGACCACGGCGCATCAGGGTTTATGTGAAGGTTGTGAGGAAAAGTAGCCGGGACGCGCGTCACACGGACGTCATCAGCTATGAAAACAATAGCATTCAACGCCGCTCTGCAGATCGTTCCTCGTAAACGCTATATCTAGCCCGACTCTTGCTAAGCAAAATCCCCGACGGATTTCACGTCACGCAAGTTCGAGGACACCACAGCAATGAACCCTTCGCGTCTCCGGCGGCCATTGGCCGCGCTGGTTTTGAGCGGCACAGCAGCTTTCCTCGGGGCCTTCGGCTCGGCCCATGCGTTCTCGAACCCGCCCATCCAGGTGGCACAAGGCATCGAATACATGTGCGGCGGCGCCGCGCGCGACGAGGCCGCCTTCATGGAAATGGTCTCGCCCCGCTGGGCAGCCACCATCGCGCTCGGCGTGAGCGACGGGAAGGGCGCGCAGCAAGGCGGCTTCCCGGCGCAGGCAGCGGTGGAAATCCGCCAGCGGTACACCGGCCAGCTGGTGATGGACGTGCAGACCCGGTCGCCCTACATGCTCGCGCGCCTGAACCCCGGCGCCTATGACGTGAACGTGACGCTCGGCGGCCTCACGCTGACGCAGTCGCTGGTGGTGATCGCGGGCGTGCCGGCGCGCGCCTCGTTCGTGTGGCCGTCGAACTTCGACATGGCCTCGGTGACACCGCCGCTGGCGCAGACGCTGGCGCAGAGCTCGGCCACCGCGCGCTGAGCCTTCCCGGCCGCGGCGGGGCCGGTCAGCCTTTCCTAAGCCACGCGCCGCACAGTGGCAACGTGGCTCTTCGCCACGACGAACAGGAAAGGACCCAGACCATGACTCCCCGTTTTTCATCGCGCAGGCCGGATGCAGCGAGCATGCGGCCCCTGGCGGCCGCGCTGTTGTGCGGCGCCGTCCTGCTTGGCGCGTTCTCGTCGGCGCAGGCGGCGGTGAATCCGCCGATCTACATGTCGCACGGCATCGAGTACATGAGCGGCGGCATCGGCAGCGACGAGGCCCAGCTGATGGAGACGGTCTCGCCGCGCTGGCCCGCCACCCTCGAATTCGCGGTCAAGGACAGCAAGGGCGCCGACTTCGCGGCGAACGTGCACGTCACGGTGCGCGACGGCAGCGGCACCGCGCTGATCGACAACGTGACGTCGGGCGGCCCGTTCATGGTCGCCCGCCTCGACCCGGGCACCTACGAGGTGGAAGCGCGCCTGGGCAACCAGGTGCTCAAGCAGCCGCTGCACGTGCTGCAGGGCGCCCCGGCCAAGGCGACTTTCGTCTGGCCGGCAGGCACCGACATGGCCTCGGCCGGCACGCGCGCGGTGCAGTAACGACCGCGGGACTGCGAATGCCGGTGCAGCCGGGCACCGGCGTTGCACGCGCAAACGTTTGGCCGGCGTAAACTCGAGGTGCCTCCTTGAGCTGCAACGCCCGCTATCCGGGCGCGCTGCGCTATAGAAAAAATAGCGACGCCAACGCCTTGCCGTGCCTTGAATGCACGGCACGCGCCTTGCAGATGGCGTATCCCGGGCAGTGCCCGAACCCATTGCCCCGATGCCGATCCGTCCCTTGAGCGCCCTGACCGCGCTGTTGCACGTCTACATCGCGCTGCGCCTCGTGCCAGCGCTGGCCGTGCTCACGCCCGCCTGGCCGCTGGCGCTGGTTGCGCTGGCAGTGTCGGCGTTCACCATTCCGCTGCCGTTCCTCTCGCGCCGCGACGGCGCCTCGCCGGGCACCGCACTGAAATGGATCGGCCTGATCAGCATGGGCTGGTTTTCGTCGATGTTCGTGCTGACGCTGGTGCGCGATGCCGCCCTGGGCCTGACCTGGCTGGCCGGCGTCGCCGGTGGCGTGCAGGTGCAGTGGGCGGCACTGAAACCCTGGAGCGCGCTGGCGGTGCTTGCAATGGCCACCGCCACCTCGGCCATCGGCTTCCTGAATGCGCGCCGCACCGCCAGCGTGAAACGCGTCGAGGTGCCGATCCGCGGGCTGCCGCAGGCACTCGAGGGTTTCACGATCGCACAGCTCAGCGACATCCACGTCGGGCCGACCATCCGCAACACGTACATCCAGCGCATCGTCGACGCGGTCAACCGCCTGGGCGCGGACGCCATCGCGATCACCGGCGACCTCGTCGACGGCACCGTGGCCGAACTGCGCGAGCACATCGCGCCGCTGGCCGGGCTGCGCGCGCGGCATGGCACCTTCGTGGTCACCGGCAACCACGAGTACTACGCGGGCGCGCACGCCTGGATCGACGAGCTGCGCCGGCTCGGCCTGAAGGTGCTGCTCAACGAGCACGTGGTGCTGCAGACGCGCAACGTGCGCGGCGCGCAGACCGACGAGGAGCTGTTCGAGAGCGCGCTGGTGCTGGCGGGCGTGACCGACTTCACCGCGGGCCATTTCGACGCCGCCCACGCCAGCGATCCGCACCTGGCGCTGTACGACGCCCCGCCGCTGGTGCACACGCGCGTGCTGCTGGCGCACCAGCCGCGCAGCGCGCCGGTGGCGGCCGCTGCAGGCTACCAGCTGCAGCTGTCGGGCCACACGCACGGCGGCCAGTTCTTTCCGTGGAACCTGTTCGTGCCGATGCAGCAGCCTTTCACGGCGGGACTGCATCGCCTGCACGACATGTGGATCTACGTGAGCCGGGGCACGGGCTACTGGGGGCCGCCGAAGCGCTTCGGTGCGCCATCGGAAATCACGCTGCTGACGCTGGTTCCGGCGCGGGACTGACGCGCGTCCCGCTTTCCCGCTTTCCCGCTTTCCTGCTTCCCGCCGGAAGTTCAGGCGCCGCGGTCGGCCAGCCGGCGCGCGTTCGACGTGGCGGCCGCCCGGATCGGCTCGAGGCCGTCGTTCGCGATGCGCGCCGCGATGTCGGGCAACCGGCTCGCCGCATCCACGGTGCCCGCCGCCGACTGCACCAGGGCATCGCTGTGCGCGGCCGCCTGCGCGGGCGTCACGCTGCCGGCCAGGGAAAAGAACGCGCTGGTGCTCTGCAGCCATTGCTGCAGCACGCGGTTGGCCAGCGAGAGATGGCTGCTTTGCCACTGCCTGGCCATCGCCAGGCCGGATTCGCTGGCGGCGGCGAGCTTTTCCTGGCCCATCAGCTGGAATTCCGCGAGATCGTCGGCGCTGGGCGCAAGCCCGGCGCGGGCGATGCGCTCCGTGCGCATGCGGATCACCGAGCCAGAGGACAGCAGCATTTCCTGGGTCTTGAGGGCCAGCTCGAACCACTGCGCGAGTGGGCCGGCCTGGGCGAGGGTGGGGGCAGGGAACAGCATGTGAGGCAGTGGTTGTCGTGAACGAAGTCGGCCCACTATAGGCGCCTATGAGCGGGATTGCTGCGCTGCAACAACTCCGACCCTGCATTCCTGTTGAAGAAGTCCTACCGCCCGATGTGGAAATTACGTGCGTTGCCGATGCGTCACACCTCTGAAATTGATCATGTCTCCTGTTTCCACACCTTGCATTCAAAAACCACCTTATGACAAAAAGAATCAATGTGTCCAAGGTCCTGCGCGCCGCCGCCGTGACGGCCGGCCTGGTCGTGTTGGGCCAGGCCGCCTGCGCCTTCGAAGACAACGCCCGCGGCGTCTACTTCGATGCCGGCCACGCGGCGCATGGCGAAATGGGCAGCACCAACTCCGGCACTGTCGGCATGATCTTTCCCTGGTGGCCCGGCAAGCCGGTGCAGCAGGGAGCGCTCACAGGCTACTGGGACGTCTTCATCAGCAACTGGCACGCGCCCGCGCTCGGCGACGGTCCGCGCAACTACGCGCAGATCGGCGCGCTCTACACCTGGCGGTACCGCTTCGGCCAGGGCAGTTCGCCGTGGTACGCCGAAGGCGGCATCGGCGGCAGCGTGATGGACCACATCTACCAGACGCCCGACCGCAGCTTCAGCACCGCATTCCAGTTCACCGAAGTGCTGGGCATCGGCCGCAGCTTCGGCGACAACGGCGCGCACGAACTGTCGCTGCGGGTGCAGCATTTCTCGAACGCCGGCATCAAGAAGCCGAACCCGGGCGAGACTTTCCTGAAGGTCCGCTACACGTACAGGTTCTGAGCGTCAGCGCGCGGTCCGGGTGCGCAGCCGCCTGGCGCGCGCCTCGGTGAACAGGTAGCCGAGCGTGGCCACCACCAGCGGCAGCAGGTAATAGAGGCCTCGGTACGCCAGCAGCGCGCCGAGCAGCTGCGCCTCCGGCACCTCGTGACCGAGCAGCGCGACGAACACCGCCTCGAGCACGCCGAGCCCCGCCGGCACGTGCGTGATGACACCGGCCACGGCGGCCACCAGCAGCACGGCGAGCACGTGCACGTAGTCGACCCGGCCCTGCAGCAGGAACCAGATCACGCCGCCGATCAGCGACCAGTTGGCGCACGACATCGCCAGCTGCAGCATCGCCATCGACAGGCTGGGCGTGCTGAACGAATGCCCGCGCACGCGCCATGTGCGCCCGCTTGCCGAGGCGCACAGCACCACGTAGGCGAGCGCCGCGCACATCAGCACCGCGCCGAGCACGCGCAGGCCTTCGTTGCCGATCTTCCAGGTCGGCGGCAGTGCCAGCGGCCAGAAGCAGAAGGCCGCACCGGCCACCACCAGGTAGCCGAGCCAGTTGGTCAGCATGCTGAAGCCCAGCACGCGCGTGATGACCTGGTTGCCCAGCCCCAGCCGCGAATAGAGCCGGTAGCGGAACGCGACGCCGCCGACCAGCGAACCGAGGTTCAGGTTGAAGGCATAGCTGATGAAGGTCACGCCCATCACCGTGCCGGTGCCAAGGCGGTGCCGCGTGACGTGGCGCCCCAGAAGGTCGTAGGTGCTGTAGAGCGCAAAGCTGCAGGCCACCAGCACGCCGGCCGCCAGCAGGGTAGACGCGGGCAGCGCGACGATCGCGTCGAGCACTTCGTCCCAGTCGATGGTGCGCGCCTGGCGCACCAGCAGCCATGCGATGAGCGCGAAGAAGCCCCAGACCAGCCCGCGCTTCGCCCATGGCCACAAGGTGTGGCGGGCATGACGGGAGAGAACCGTCGCGCTCATGGCAGGTGGCTCAGGCGGCTTCCGTCTGGGTCGCGCCGCCGGTCGGGTTGCTCACGCCGGTGTCGCGCCGGTTCGCGAGCTCGGTCGCTTCGGCCGGCGTCAGGCGCGGCACGTGCTTCGGCAGCCGCCCGAGCAGCGCGGGATACCAGCGCATCGCGTGGAACACGAAGAAGCTGCGCACCAGGCGCCAGCCGCTCCATTCGCTCGCGAGATCGGCCGGCTCGACCTGCTTGCAGCTATGGCGCATCAGGTGGTCCATGCGCTCCCACAGCACCTGGTTGAAGGCAGCGTCGCGCACGACGACGTTGGCTTCGAGGTTGAGCGACAGGCTCAGCGGGTCGAGGTTGCTCGAGCCCACGGTGCTCCACTTGTCGTCCATCAGCGCGACCTTGCCGTGCAGCGGCCGCTCGCAGTACTCGTAGATTCGCACGCCCGCATGCAGCAGATGGTGGTAGAGCATGCTGGCGGCCGTCTTCACGATCGGCATGTCGGGCTCGCCCTGCAATATCAGCCGCACGTCCACGCCGCGGCGCGCCGCGCGGCGCAGTTCCTTGATGAGCCGGTAGCCCGGGAAGAAGTAGGCATTGGCGATCACGATGCGCTCCTTCGCCGAGCGGATCGCCGCGCGGTAGTGGCGCTCGATGTCGTTGGTGTGGCGGCGGTTGTCGCGCGTGACGAACAACGCCTCGACATCGCCTTCATGGCTCTGCGCCACGGGCGGCGTGAGCCGCAGCCGCCGCCGGAACCAGCCGGCGCCCTTGCCGCCGAGCGCGATCGCGCGCAGCACGAACTGGTGGATCTCGCCCACGATCGGCCCGCGCAGCTCCACTGCGTAGTCCTGCTTCGCCTTCGGACCGAAGTCGAGCAGGTGGTCGGCCGAGTAGTTGATGCCGCCGACGAACGCGCGCTCACCGTCGATCACCACGATCTTGCGGTGCATGCGGCGGAACACGTTGAGCCGTTGGCCCATGAAGCGCGCGCCGGGGTCGAACACGCGCACCTTCACGCCCACCGAAGTGAGGCTCTCGATGAACTGGCGCGACAGGTCGGGCGAGCCGAAGCCGTCGATCATCAGGTCGACCTTCACGCCGCGCTGCGCGGCCTCGCGCATGGCCTCGTGCAGCTGCAGGCCGACCTTGTCCTCGAACAGGATGAAGGTCTCGACGATAGCTTCGCGTTTCGCGTTGCGGATGGCGTCGAACACGCGCGGGAAGAACTGCTCGCCGTTCTCCAGCAGTTCGATGCGGTTCCCGCCGACCCAGTGGTTGTTGTTCATGAGGCTCGCTGCTCAGAGATCGATGTTGGCCACCAGCGGCGCATGGTCGGACAGGTGCGACCACGGGCGCCGCGGCAGCACCACCGGCGCATGCACGCCGGCATTGCGCACGTAGATGCGGTCGAGCGACAGCATCGGAAAGCGGGCCGGAAAGGTCCGGGCCGCGCGGCCGGTGGCGTGCACGAAGACCTCGCGCAGCGCGGCGCCTTTCTCGAGGATGTCGTGCGCGCGACCGCGCCAGTCGTTGAAGTCGCCCGCCACGATGAGCGGCGCGTCGGCCGGCACCTCGTCGCGCACGATGTGGCACAGCAGCTCCAGCTGCTGCTGGCGGTGCGCCTCGGCCAGGCCGAGGTGCGCGCAGATCGCGTGCACGTCGACCGTGCGCCCCGGCAGCCGCAGCACGCAATGCAGCAGGCCGCGCTTCTCCGGTCCGCTCACCGACACGTCGTGGTTGCGGAAATGCACGATCGGGAATTTCGACAGAACCGCGTTGCCGTGGTGGCCCTTCGGATACACCGCGTTGCGCCCGTAGGCGAACTGCGGCCACATGGTGTCGGCCAGGAATTCGTAGTGCGGCGCCTCGGGCCAGTTGTCGACGCGGCGCGAGTGGCGCGAATGGGTTCCCAGCACTTCCTGCAGGAACACCACGTCCGCGCCCACGGTGCGTACCGCGTCGCGAAGCTCCGGCAGAATGAACTTGCGGTTGAGCGCAGTGAAGCCCTTGTGGGTGTTCACCGTCATGACCTTCAATGAGGTCGTCTCGGGCAGTTCGGTTGCGGCAGGATTGGGCGAGGAAGACATCGTTGTGCGGGTTGTACGTTGCCGGGCAGCTGCCGACTGTAGGAACGCGCCACCTTCTTCCGCCGCCCTGCAGCCCCCTTCAGGCCGTGGCGGCGGACTCCTACAGGCAGGCCTGCCGCACCCCCACACGGCGGCGAAAAAGGGGCTCCTACGGTGGTTTCAGGGCTCGGACAAGACGGCCCACATTTCTTTCCCGTTCTTCCCATCCACCGATCACGAGATCACGAGACAAGCCACAAGGAGTACGAGTCATGAAGAAGCAAGCCACTTTCCACGCCGCCGTTCTTGCCGCATTGCTGGGCACGGCCGGCCTCGCCACCGCGCAGACCACCTCGGTTCCGGCACAGCCCGACCCCGCGGTCGGCGGCCAGGCCAGCACGATGACGCCCGCGGGTGTGGCCAATCCGACGCAGCGGCCCGACAACTCGATGCCCAACTCGCGCGAAGCCGTGAAGGCCGAGGCCCGCGCCCACAACCGCAGCAACGCCACCAACATGGTGCCCAAGGGCGAAGCCACGACCACCGTGAACCACCAGCCCAACGCGATGCCCCAACCCACGGGCGAGATGTCGCGCGCCGAAGTGAGCCAGACCGGCCGCAAGGTGAAGCCGCAGTTCGGCCAGAAGGGCGAACGTCCGGAAGTGGTGACGAACCCGACGGACAAGACCGGCACTCCGAAGTAACCGGTAGCCAGTGACCCGCTGCCCGCCGCATCGTCGCGCGGCGGGTCTCCAATGAAAAAACCCCCGCAGTGCTTTCGCGCTGCGGGGGCTTTTCACGGCTGCCCGGCCGGGCGGGCGGGATCAGCTCTTGGCGGGTGCGGCCGGCGCGCCGCGGTGGCCGTCGGGACCGCCGTGCTCGCCATGGCCACGGTGACCGCGCGGGCCGCCGAAGTGTGCCGTCTCGGTGTCGAAGGTCTTCTGCTGGTCAGGCGTCAGCGTGGCGTAGAAGGTCTTCGTGGCGTCGGCGCGCTTGGCGAACATGGCGCTGCGCTCGACCTGGCGGGCCTGCATGCGTTCCAGGCGCTGCGGCGTGGTCAGCTTGGCGAACTCGGCGCGGTCCATGCGGGGACGCGGGCCGGCGGGCGGCTGCGTCGCGCTGGTGAAGGTCGACCATGCGCCTTCCTGGCCGGCGTTCAGCTTGAGCTTGTCCTTCAGCGCGGCCATGCGCTTGGCGCGGTGTTCCTGCATGCGCTCCATGCGCTTGGCGGGGTCCATCCGCTTGTGCTGCGCCTTGGGCGCGGCGGCGTTGTCGGCCTGGGCCACCGCGGCGGTGGGAGCGGCTGCGGTAGGAGCGGCCGGCGCTTGAGCGAAAGCGCCCGAGGAGGCGAGGGCGGCCGAACCGAGCAGGCTGGCCCAGACGATGCGTTGGCGAAGAGAGATCATGAGAAGTGCTTCCTTTCGAAGACTGCCGCCGATGGGCAGCAGGTGAGACGAAGTGTGGAAGACCTCTGTAACGCGCCCGTTAGCCCGGCGTGAGCTTGCGTAAAGATTGATGAACCGCAAAAAGCCCGGCTGTGCGCAGCGCTACTTCGCCCGCGGCCGCTTGAGCCCGCGGTCGGGCGACTGCAGCTTGCCCGCGCGCAGTTCGCCCACGGCACGGGCCACCGCGCGCGCGACGTTGCGCACTTCCTCCTGCACGTCGGCGTCCTCGTCGAGGTCGTCGTGGCTCGTGGCATAGGGCTCGTAGTAGCCGATGTATCGGTCCAGCCGCGACTGCATGCCGGCGTCGACGAGACCCATCCAGTCGAGCCAGTCGCAGAGGTTGCGCCGCAGGCTCTCGATGCCGGCCACGTCGCCGTGCACCACCACGCCGTAGGCGCGGCCGTCGAGGTGCTTGGGATAGCCCCAGCCCTCGAGCTCGATCGCCTTGGCCTCCTCCGGCTTCTTGCCGTGCGTGCTGCTCGGATCGGGATTGCCGCCGTCCGCGCACACCAGCCGGTCGATCATCAGCTTCAGCGGGCTCGTGGCCTGGTACCAGTGGGTGGGCGTGAGCAGGATCACGCCGTGCGCGGCCACCCAGCGCTCGTAGATCTCGTTCATCCAGTCGCCGGTCTGGCGCAGCGAATGGTTGGGGTAGCAGCTGCAGGGCCAGTGGCACAGCGGCATCGCGGTGGACACGCAGCCCTTGCACGGATGGATCTGCCGCCCGTACTCCGATGTGACCAGGCTCAGGTCGAGCAGGTCGGTCTCGATGCCGCTGCCCTCGAGCACCTCGCGCGCGAGACCGGCCAGGCGCCAGGTCTTGGAGACTTCGCCCGGGCAGGTGCCGTCGTTGCGCGGCGAGCCGTTGACCAGCAGCACGCGCGATCGCGTCTGCGGATCGCCCCACGCTGCCTGCGCCGCATCGATGCGTGCCTTGGCTTCGAGCCAGTCGACCGACAGGTCGTAGTCGGGGTCGGCATAGCCGGGGCCGGCCTTCCGGGTGACCGGTGCCTTGCGGCCGTCCTGGTAGGCCTCCCACGCCACGACCTCGATGCGCGCGAGCGCCTCGGCCTCGGCCTTGAAGGCCGGGTCCTGGAACGGCTGCATGAAGCGTTCGTGGAACTCGGCGCGCTGCAGCGTGTCTGGCGCCTGTCCTTTTCGGATCGTGGAGGGCATGGCTGCAATCTAAGGCAGCCGATGCGGCCGCCCGCATGCGGGCCGGATGCCGTCTTGGGGTAGGCGGGCAACTACACCCACTCAGTGGGGGAAGTGGGCAACTGCACCCACTCCGTGGGGCAGGTGGGCAACTGCACCCACTCCGTGGGGCAGGTGGGCAACTGCACCCACTCCGTGAGGCAGGTGGGCAACTGCACCCACTCCGTGGGGCAGGTGGGCAACCGCCCCCGCTCAGCGCAGCTTGCCGTTCTGGAAGTCGTGCACCGCCTGCTTCACCTGCTCCTGCGTGTTCATCACGAAGGGGCCGTACTGCGCGATGGGCTCGTGCAGCGGCTTGCCGGCGATGAGCAGCGCACGCGCCGGGCTGTGGTTGGTCGCGCCCGCGCGCAGCACCACGCCGTCGCTGCCGGCCTCGTTGGCCAGGATGGCCATGCGGCGCGTCGGAATCTCGCTGCCCGCGATCCATACCGACTCGCGGAACACGTAGACCAGCACGTTGCGGTCGTCCGGCAGCGGCTGCGCGAACTCCGCCCCCGGCGGCAGCGTGATGTCGAGGTACAGCGGCTCGGTGTGCTCGCGCTGCACCGCACCCTCGATGCCGTGGCTCGCACCGGCGATCACGCGCACGTGGACGCCGTCGACGGTGGTGAATTCGGGGATCTCCCCGCTCTGGATGTCGCGATACCAGGGCTCGCGCATCTTGTCCTTCGCGGGCAGGTTGAGCCACAGCTGGAAGCCTTCCATCAGGCCTTCCTCCTGCTCGGGCAATTCGCTGTGCACGAGGCCGCGGCCCGCGGTCATCCACTGCACGCCGCCGTTCTGCAGCAGGCCCTCGTGGCCGGCGCTGTCGCGGTGGCGCATGCGCCCGGCGATCATGTAAGTGACGGTCTCGAAGCCGCGGTGCGGATGGTTGGGAAAACCGCCGATGTAGTCGCCCGGGTTGTCGCTGCCGAAGGCATCGAGCATCAGGTAGGGGTCGAGCCGCTTCTGCAGCGGCTGCTGCAGCACGCGGGTGAGCTTGACGCCGTCTCCGTCGCTGGTGGAGACACCGGCCACGATGTGGTCGATGCCGCGCGGCGTGGCGACGGGATCGGTGGGGTGGTTGGCGTGGTGGTTGGCGTGGGTCATGCGGCCATGGTGGCACCGATCCGGCCCTGGCGCCACCCATGCGCCCATCGCCACATGGTCAGCCGCCCGCCTGGAATTTCGCGCGCATGTGGTCGGGATACCACTGCGTGAAGCGGATGGCGCCCACGATGGCCACCACCGTCACGGCAATGCCCACCCACAACGGCAGCGTGGGCCAGCACCATCAGCGCGAAGGCCACGGCCCAGGCGGCGGTGATGACGTCGTTCACGCGCCGGAAGCCCGGCTGCGTCCATACTTCGGGCGGCGTGCGCTCCTTGGCGTACTGCAGCGTGAAAGGCTGCCGGACGGCCATGGTGAACAGCACCACCAGCAGCAGGCCCGCATCGACCCGCAGCCGCACGCCCAGCAGCGACCACTCGGTGTGCGTGGCCAGCGCATACAGCGCGAGTCCGCCGAACAGCAGCGCGGAGCCGATCTCGAGCACCTTGAC encodes:
- a CDS encoding pirin family protein, with translation MTHANHHANHPTDPVATPRGIDHIVAGVSTSDGDGVKLTRVLQQPLQKRLDPYLMLDAFGSDNPGDYIGGFPNHPHRGFETVTYMIAGRMRHRDSAGHEGLLQNGGVQWMTAGRGLVHSELPEQEEGLMEGFQLWLNLPAKDKMREPWYRDIQSGEIPEFTTVDGVHVRVIAGASHGIEGAVQREHTEPLYLDITLPPGAEFAQPLPDDRNVLVYVFRESVWIAGSEIPTRRMAILANEAGSDGVVLRAGATNHSPARALLIAGKPLHEPIAQYGPFVMNTQEQVKQAVHDFQNGKLR